The Campylobacter sp. MIT 99-7217 genome contains the following window.
TCTTCTATGCCTAAAAAATGTCTACCAAGCTTTTTAGCTACAGCTCCTGTTGTGCCTGTGCCAAAAAAGGGATCTAAGATTAAATCCCCCTCTTTAGTGCTTGAAAGTATGATTTTTTCAAGCAAGGCTTCTGGTTTTTGGGTGTTGTGAAGCTTTTTACCATCGCTTCCTTTCAATCTCTCATTTCCTATACAAAGCCCTATATTCCACACGCTTTTTTCTTGTTTGCCCTCATTTAAGAATTTCATTGTTTTGTAGTTAAAAGTGTATCTTGCGTTTTTACTTTTAGAACACCAAATAAGAGTTTCGTGAGCATTGCAAAATCTAGTTCCTTTAAAATTTGGCACAGGATTTGTTTTATTCCAAATAATATCGCCCAAAATCCAAAAGCCCAAATTTTGCATTAAAAAGCCAAGTCTAAAGATATTTTGAAAAGAGCCTATAACCCAAATCGTCCCACTATCTTTAAGCACTCTTTTACACTCGCTAAGCCAAATTTTACAAAACTCATCATAATGAGAGAAATTTTCAAACTTATCCCACTCATCATCAACGCCCTTAAAAAGCTCCCCACTTGCCCTTAAAAGCTCCCCTTGTGTTTGCATAAAATAAGGAGGATCAGCAAAGATTAAATCAACGCTTTTACTAGGAATTTGCTTTAAAAGCTCTAAGCAATCTCCTTGCAAAATGATATCCTTTTGCATTAAAGCTCCTTTAAATTTAAAGCTGTAGGAAAAAGCTCTCTTCTTAGCTCCACAAATTCAGCTTTTGAGGAAAGCAAACTTTTGATAAGCCTAGGATAATCTTGCTTTATTTTTAATAAGGCTTCTTTTATTTCAAGGCTAGTATCAAAGTCAGGCACACTTAAAATTTCTTTGCTTCTTTTTTCTTTATTTGTCCTTAAATGAGAAATAAGTTCTTGCCAAATATCCATTCTCTTAAATAAAATTTCAAAAAGATCTTTTCCATAGAAAATAGAAATTTCAACTTGCAGATCTGTGTTATTGCTGATTTGCTCTTCGTAATATTTTTTATTTTTTTTTAAACTATCATCACAAAACCACATACAAGCCTTAATTTTTTGAGAGGGAAATTTTTGTTTTAAAAGTCTTATCTTTTTAATCAAATTTGCATATTGACCTCTTTTTTTAGTGCTATCATGATCATCTCTTATCTTTTGTTCTATCAAATAAACTTGGCTTTGATCTTTGAAAACCTGATCAGCACTAAGCTTGTTACCTTCTTCATCAAGCCCTATATTTTTATCTAAGCTTTCATAATTCATCGAGTTTATATATTCGCTTAAAATGTCTTCTATAAAATTTCCAAATTTAATCTCACAGCTTTGAGTTAAATTTTGTATAAGCTTAGTTTTAGCGTTCGTAATCCTAAAAAGTCCTATATATCTTTTTGGATTTTTAAGCACAGTAAGTAAAATTTCATAGTTTAAATCCTGAGTAAAAACCCTATCATTTAATTTTTTTTCA
Protein-coding sequences here:
- a CDS encoding DNA-methyltransferase; this encodes MQKDIILQGDCLELLKQIPSKSVDLIFADPPYFMQTQGELLRASGELFKGVDDEWDKFENFSHYDEFCKIWLSECKRVLKDSGTIWVIGSFQNIFRLGFLMQNLGFWILGDIIWNKTNPVPNFKGTRFCNAHETLIWCSKSKNARYTFNYKTMKFLNEGKQEKSVWNIGLCIGNERLKGSDGKKLHNTQKPEALLEKIILSSTKEGDLILDPFFGTGTTGAVAKKLGRHFLGIEENELYIKVANSRIRQVNPISNAITKGELEKKPPKVSLKELLNLGFLEQNQKFYDKNKNYVCSLRDDKVSDDNELLSIHKMAAKKLGKENHNGWNYFYIFKNDKFISLDSLRYEYERIINETSHH
- a CDS encoding HpyAIV family type II restriction enzyme; protein product: MKYELFEKKLNDRVFTQDLNYEILLTVLKNPKRYIGLFRITNAKTKLIQNLTQSCEIKFGNFIEDILSEYINSMNYESLDKNIGLDEEGNKLSADQVFKDQSQVYLIEQKIRDDHDSTKKRGQYANLIKKIRLLKQKFPSQKIKACMWFCDDSLKKNKKYYEEQISNNTDLQVEISIFYGKDLFEILFKRMDIWQELISHLRTNKEKRSKEILSVPDFDTSLEIKEALLKIKQDYPRLIKSLLSSKAEFVELRRELFPTALNLKEL